The following proteins are co-located in the Haliovirga abyssi genome:
- a CDS encoding tRNA1(Val) (adenine(37)-N6)-methyltransferase has protein sequence MKKNGEEVLIDFLDIPNMKIFQKNDHFNFSIDSVLLANFLTINRKLKNITELGFGNGAVSLLLSKRTSAKITGIEILKDSYELAKKNININNLENRIEIIHDDMKNWKKHLKEQSQDAVISNPPFFKNSDINNLDQLSIARHEIAITLEEIIFISGKLLRNMGYFAIVHRAERFYEILNIMKKNKIEPKRIKFCYTTKNKNSKIVLIEGKKNSKEGIIIEQPLYINKENGEYTEIVKKMFAGEIDKI, from the coding sequence ATGAAAAAAAATGGGGAAGAAGTTTTAATAGATTTTTTAGATATACCTAATATGAAAATATTTCAAAAAAATGATCATTTTAATTTTTCTATTGACTCAGTGCTTTTAGCAAATTTTTTAACAATCAATAGAAAACTTAAAAATATAACAGAATTAGGATTTGGGAATGGAGCAGTATCTTTACTATTATCTAAAAGAACAAGTGCAAAAATAACAGGAATAGAAATATTAAAAGATTCTTATGAATTAGCAAAAAAAAATATAAATATAAACAATTTGGAAAACAGAATAGAAATAATACACGATGATATGAAAAACTGGAAAAAACATCTAAAAGAACAAAGTCAAGATGCAGTAATTTCTAACCCTCCATTTTTCAAAAATTCAGATATAAATAATTTAGACCAATTAAGTATAGCAAGACACGAAATAGCTATAACTCTTGAAGAAATTATCTTTATTTCAGGGAAATTATTAAGAAATATGGGCTATTTTGCAATTGTTCATAGAGCTGAAAGATTTTATGAAATATTAAATATAATGAAAAAAAACAAAATAGAACCCAAAAGGATAAAGTTTTGTTATACTACAAAAAATAAAAATTCTAAAATTGTTTTGATAGAAGGTAAAAAAAATTCAAAAGAGGGAATTATAATAGAACAACCATTATATATAAATAAAGAAAATGGAGAATATACAGAAATTGTAAAAAAAATGTTTGCAGGGGAAATTGATAAAATTTGA